In the genome of Natronomonas salina, the window GAGAATCGAGGCTCGCGGAGCGGATAGGTACCGGTCTCGGGAGCACCGATGTCGAACTCCGGCTCAGATGTCGAGTTCCGGGACGTCGACGGCCCCCTCGTCGGTCTCGGGGTCGTACGCCCGGATGGCGTCGAGGACGATACCCAGGGTCCGCTCGGGGCTCCAGCGGGCGGTGTTGAGAACGAGGTCGTAGATGGACCGGTCCGAGAGGTCGACGTCGTAGTAGCCCTCGAACCGCTTGACGTCGATGACGTCACGGACGCGCATCTCGGCGCCCATCTCCTCGCGGTCGGCGGTGCGGGCGACCCGGACCTCCTCGGGGGCGTCCACCCAGATGCGGAGGTCGGCGCGGTTACCGGCGAGCCAGCCGGCCAGCCGGGACTCGAGGACGAACGCCTTGTTCGCGGCGCCCCACTTCTCGGCGATGGTCTTGAGCCGGCGGTCGATCTCGCGGTCGATATCGCCGGACTCGCTGGCTGCCGCGACGAGCTGCGTGATGGTCTCGTCGCGCTCCTCGGCGATGTCGCGGAACACCTCGCCGCCGGAGACGTGCCCGCAGTCGAGGGCCTCCGAGAGCCCCTCGCAGAGCGTCGTGAGGCCGGCGCCCGACGGCCCCGAGACCGTGATGAAGAGGTTGCTGTCGACACGCTGGTCCGCAGTGATGTCGAACTCCGACATGGTCTCCCTTCCGAGGCGGCCCGGATAAACGCGGCGGGCGCGTCGGTCCGCGATGCCACCGACGGCCTCCGGTCACCCGGTTGCGGGGAGCTCCTCGAACATGGCCTCCAGCAGCTTCCGCTCGGCGGTCCGGAGGTGTTGGGTGAACGTCGCCGGCGCGATGTCGAGCTGTTCGGCGATCTCCTCGCCGGTGCTGTCGCGGGGCCACTCGAAAAACCCGCCGTGGAAGGCCGTCTCCAGGGCGGTCTGCTGGCGGTCGGTGAGTTCGGCGGTCAGCGCTAGCGTCGTCTCGCGGGCGGAGCCCGACGGGCGCTCGACCTGCCGGCGCGCCAGCAGCTCCACGCTGGGGTACTCCGACTCCACCCGGTCGACGACCTGCCGGACGTCGGTCCCCTGCGGCAGGTGGACCGTCCCGTTGAGGTCGCCGTTCTCGAAGACCGCGCTCTCGACGACGCCGCCGCTCTCGGCGATCATCTCGATGAGCGGCGAGTGGGAGGCGCGGATCTCGAAGCGGCTCTCGGTGTCGGCGTCGCCGCGGATCTCCATCGACTCCCAGTTGTGGTGGCGGTCGGCGATGGCCCGGAGGCTGTCGTGGGCGCCCGCGCTCACCCGGCCGTAGAGGATGAACTCGCCGTCGCCGACGGGGACGGCGCGGTCGATGGCGATCCACCCGTCGGTGGGCGGGACGTCGAGGGCCTCGAAGACCGACGGAATGCGGAACTCGACCTCGAGGACCTCGTCGCTCATCAGCGCCCGTTTCCGCTCGACGGCGGCGATGGCGTGGCCGACGATCTCGCCGACCTGCTCGATTATCGCCCGCTCCTCCTCGGCGAAGGCGTAGGGCCGCTCGGCGTAGACGTTCAGCACGCCGAAGACGGTGTCCTCGTGGACGATGGGGATCGACGCCGACGACTGGAAGCCGTAGTGCTCGGCGTGCTCCCGCCAGGGGTCGAACCGGGCGTCGGTCTGGACGTTCTGGCTCGTCTGGACCTCGCCGGTGAGGTACGCCTGCCCCGCGGGGCCGTTGCTCCGGGGGTCGTCGGGATCGATGGAGATCTCGATCTCCTCGAGGTAGCCGTCGGTGGCGGCGCTGGCCTGCGGGAGCACCGACTGGTTCCGCGTGTCGACCTCGCCGATCCACGCGAACCGGTAGGAGTCGGAGGCGGCCAGACGGTCGCAGACGGCCTGCTCGATCTCCTCGCGCGTCGAGTGCTCGATCACGGCGTCGGTGATCCCCTGGATGACCTCGTGGAGGCTGTTGAGCGCCTCGAGGCGCTCGCGCTGCTGGGCGAGCTGTCGCTCGTGGGCCAGCCGGTCGATGGCCGTCGCCAGCACGTTCGCGACGCTCTGGACGAAGCTGACGTCCTCGTCCGTGAACTCCCGCCGGTCGGTGTCGTGGGCCGTCAGGACGCCCCACGGCGCCGCCACGGAGCCGACGACCGTGCTGAGACCGCTGGTGACGTCCCCGCGTTCGAGCAGCTCCGGCGGGTCGAACCGCGTCTCAGTCTCGAGGTCCTCGACGACGACCGGTTCCTCCCGCCCCAGCGTGTAGCCGGACTGGGAGTTCCCATCGGCGCCGACGCGCCGCCCGACGAGGTCGGCGTCCGTGCCGGCGACCTCCCTGAGTTCGAGTTCGTCGCCGGAGGTATCGAGCTCGAGGAGCGCGGCGTAGTCCGTCCCGAGCGTCTCGGCGACCAGCGTCGTCGCCTCGCACATCAGCTCGTCGAGGTCGTCGGTCTCGAGGGCGAGCTGTCCGAGTTCGGCGACGACCTGCTGCTGGCGCTGGTGCCGCTGGAGTTCGGCCTCGTGTTCGAGGCGCTCGGTGATGTTCCGGCCGATGCCGGCCACCCGCGACGAGCCATCCGGCGCCGTCACCCGCGAGGCGACGAACTCGTGGGGGATCTGCTCGCTCTCCTTCGTCAGGAACGGCAGCTCGAGCCGCGCGCTCCCGGTCTCGAAGGCATTCTGGATGGCCCTGCTGACGGCTTCGCGGTCGGACGGCGCGAAGAGATCCAGCGCGTTCATCGACGCCATGGTCTCGTCGTCGTAGCCCGTCACCGCCAGGAGGGTCTCGTTCCACCGCTGGACGTCGCCGGCCTCGTCGAGCGTGTAGAAGACGTCGTCGATGGCGTCGAGGATGTCGTCGGTGTACTCGCGGTACTCGCTGAGCTCCCGCTCGCGACGCTGCCGCTCCAGTTCGTGGCTCACCCACTGTGTCGCCAGCTCGACGAACCGCTTCTCGGCGTCGGTGAACGCCGGTCGCGGCCCCGAGTCGGCGAAGCAGAGCGTCCCGTAGGGTTCGCCGTCGACGGTCACCGTCCCGCCGACGTAGGCGTCGAGGGCCCACCGGTCGTACGCCGGGTCCTGCGACCAGCCCTCCTCGGGCGCGTCCTTCACGCAGAGCAACCCCTCGGAGCCGATCGTCCGCCGGCAGTACGTCTCCGACAGCGCCGACTCGATCCCCGATTGGAACCGGTCGTCGTCGCCGGCGGCGTACCGGACCTCGAACCGGCCGTCCGGCCGGTCGATGGCCGCGAGGAAGCCGGTCTCGAGGTCGAGGTACTCCCGGCCGACCTCGAGGACCTCGCGGACCCGCTCGTCGAAGGACCGGTCGCCGCTGGCGCTGATCTCGTAGAGCCGCTGCAGCGCCCGGTTGTGCCCCTGGAGTTGTTCCTGGAGCCGCTTGCGGTCGGTGATCTCCTGGGTCATCGCCAGGCCGGCGAACACCTCGCCGTCGTCGTCCGTGATCGGGACGCCGTGGACGACCCACTCCCGGCCCCCGTAGGCGAGCTCCGTCGAGGCCGTCCGGCCGTCGAGCGCTGCGCGGTAGACCGGCTCGAGTGCGGCTGCCGTCTCCTCGTCCCAGACGTCGTCGAACCGCTGGCCCTGCAGCTCCTCCGGGACGACGTCGATCTGCTCGAACCCTCGCCCGGCGGCGAGCGTGTACCGGTAGTCCTCGTCGAACATGGTGACCGCACCGTTGGGGAACTGCTCGGCGAGCGTCCGGTAGCGCTGCTCGGACTCCTCGAGGGCGCGCTCGCGCTCCTTGCGCTCCGAGCTGTCGCGGAAGTACACCGACAGCCCGCTCTCGGAGGGGTAGACGCTCGCGTCGACGTGGAGTTCGAGCGGGTCGAAGTAGAACTCCAGGTCGACCTGCTCCTGGGTCTCGAGGGCCTCGTGGAACGCCGCCCAGGCCGCCGTCTCGGTCGCCGCCGGGAACTGCTCATCGAGGCGCTCGCCGAGCAGGTCGGCCTCGGCGGTCTCCAGCAGTTCCTCGGCCCGTTCGTTGACGTAGGTGAACCGGAACTCCTCGTCGAGGGCGTAGAAGGCGTCGTCGACCCGCTCGAACACCTCCTCGAGTTCCCGTTCGAGCGCACGATCCGTCGACGCCGCGTCGTCGGTTGCGGGCCGCCCGGCCGAGCGGTCGCGGACGACGCCGACGGTCCCCCGGAACTCGCCATCGTCGAAGATCGGCGTCAGCCGGACGCGACAGGGCAGCACCGTGCCGTCCGACCTGCGCAGCGCCACCTCCAGGGTCGCGGTCTCGAGGTCGTTCGCCAGCATCGCCCGGATCGTCGATTCGGCCGTCGAGACGTCGTCGGCCTCGAGCAGCGTCTCGACGTGCGCTCCGAGCAGTTCCTCGCGTTCGTAGCCCGCCAGTTCGGCGAACCCGTCGCTGACGGCCGCGATACGGCCGCCCGCGTCGAGTTGGTAGAGCCCGTCCTGGGTCGACTCGAGCAGGGCCCGGTACCGTTCGGGAGCGGACGTGTCGCCGACGGTATCGAGGGGGAACGATCCCGTCGGTCCGGCGTGTCCGGCCATTCGTGGGAGTACAACCGTTCGCCATCGAAAAGGGTACTCGCAGATTGCGATGGGGTTGGTTTAGCTTTCGCCGTGGCCGGCCGGTGGTTACTGCCAGGGGGTGACGGACGCCTATCGGGTCGACCGGGGCTCCAGACCACGTAAGAGGACGTTACCGGTCGGAGGCGCCGCAGGCCGGTTCCAAAGCATTTTGGGAGTGCCCACTTCCCCGCTGGCCCCGAAGAACCGCCTGCATGAGTTCAAGCGACCTGTACCAGGGGGTGGCCATCCCCGACGACCTCGCCGCGAACCCTCCGCTTACTCCGGTTCTGGAGCGGCTTACGGATCGTCGCCGCGCGATCCTCGCCCGCCTCCTCGACGACGGCCCCGTTCGCGTGCCGACGCTGGCCGAGCGACTCGCCGCTGCCGACGCCGACACCCCGACGCCGGACCCCGACGCGGTCGACCGGGTCGCCGCCGACCTCTACCACGTCCACGTTCCGATCCTCGAGTCGGTCGGCCTCCTCGAGCGCGACCGGGCCGCCGGGACGGTCGCCACGAGCGACCACCCCCTCTACGACGACGCCGACTTCCGGCGGTTCCTCGAGTCCGACGCCGAACTCGAGGACCTCGTCGACTGTCTCGCCGACGAGTGCCGGCGCGCCGTCCTCGAGGTGCTCGACGACCGCGCCGAGCCCATCTCGCGGGACGACCTCGCCCGCGCCGCGGCCGCGCCGCTGTCCCGGCGGGCCGAGGAGCTCCGCGTCGACCTCCACCACGTCCACCTGCCGAAGCTCGACGCCGTGGGCCTCCTCGAGTACGACGCCGCGACGGCGGTCGTCGAGCCGGCCCCCGCGGGCAGCACCGTCGAGGTCGTCGAGCAACTCACCGGTCGGTGAGGACGTCGGGTCGGTACGACTGCCTCGGACCCGCGGAGTTCCGGGCCACCACCTGCGCCGTCGCGCCGCGTTCGCCGTCCGCTCGCGTCTCCAGTCCTTCCTCGTAGTGCAGCACCGTCAGATCCAGACACGCGTGCAGTAGCTCGTTGGCCGCGAACCGGTAGCGGTCGCCGCCCGGCCCGAGGTCGACGTCGTCCGTCGTCCGGAGGTGGTGCTGGACGAACAGCACGCCGCCCGGCCGCAGCGCCTCCTTGACGTCGGGGAACCGGTCGACCGCGCGGTAGAAGCTGACCGTTATCAGGTCGTAGCAACCCGTCGGGAACGCGTAGCTCGGCACGTCGGCCTGGATGGGATGCAGCCGGTCGGCGACGCCGCGCTCCGCGGCCCGTTCCCGGGCGATCCGCAGTCCCTCCCGCGACTGGTCGATGGCGTCGACCTCGTGGCCGGCCTCGGCGAGGAAGACGGCGTTGCGGCCGGTGCCGGTCGCGACGTCGAGGGCCCGCCCCTCC includes:
- the cmk gene encoding (d)CMP kinase, producing MSEFDITADQRVDSNLFITVSGPSGAGLTTLCEGLSEALDCGHVSGGEVFRDIAEERDETITQLVAAASESGDIDREIDRRLKTIAEKWGAANKAFVLESRLAGWLAGNRADLRIWVDAPEEVRVARTADREEMGAEMRVRDVIDVKRFEGYYDVDLSDRSIYDLVLNTARWSPERTLGIVLDAIRAYDPETDEGAVDVPELDI
- a CDS encoding PAS domain S-box protein is translated as MAGHAGPTGSFPLDTVGDTSAPERYRALLESTQDGLYQLDAGGRIAAVSDGFAELAGYEREELLGAHVETLLEADDVSTAESTIRAMLANDLETATLEVALRRSDGTVLPCRVRLTPIFDDGEFRGTVGVVRDRSAGRPATDDAASTDRALERELEEVFERVDDAFYALDEEFRFTYVNERAEELLETAEADLLGERLDEQFPAATETAAWAAFHEALETQEQVDLEFYFDPLELHVDASVYPSESGLSVYFRDSSERKERERALEESEQRYRTLAEQFPNGAVTMFDEDYRYTLAAGRGFEQIDVVPEELQGQRFDDVWDEETAAALEPVYRAALDGRTASTELAYGGREWVVHGVPITDDDGEVFAGLAMTQEITDRKRLQEQLQGHNRALQRLYEISASGDRSFDERVREVLEVGREYLDLETGFLAAIDRPDGRFEVRYAAGDDDRFQSGIESALSETYCRRTIGSEGLLCVKDAPEEGWSQDPAYDRWALDAYVGGTVTVDGEPYGTLCFADSGPRPAFTDAEKRFVELATQWVSHELERQRRERELSEYREYTDDILDAIDDVFYTLDEAGDVQRWNETLLAVTGYDDETMASMNALDLFAPSDREAVSRAIQNAFETGSARLELPFLTKESEQIPHEFVASRVTAPDGSSRVAGIGRNITERLEHEAELQRHQRQQQVVAELGQLALETDDLDELMCEATTLVAETLGTDYAALLELDTSGDELELREVAGTDADLVGRRVGADGNSQSGYTLGREEPVVVEDLETETRFDPPELLERGDVTSGLSTVVGSVAAPWGVLTAHDTDRREFTDEDVSFVQSVANVLATAIDRLAHERQLAQQRERLEALNSLHEVIQGITDAVIEHSTREEIEQAVCDRLAASDSYRFAWIGEVDTRNQSVLPQASAATDGYLEEIEISIDPDDPRSNGPAGQAYLTGEVQTSQNVQTDARFDPWREHAEHYGFQSSASIPIVHEDTVFGVLNVYAERPYAFAEEERAIIEQVGEIVGHAIAAVERKRALMSDEVLEVEFRIPSVFEALDVPPTDGWIAIDRAVPVGDGEFILYGRVSAGAHDSLRAIADRHHNWESMEIRGDADTESRFEIRASHSPLIEMIAESGGVVESAVFENGDLNGTVHLPQGTDVRQVVDRVESEYPSVELLARRQVERPSGSARETTLALTAELTDRQQTALETAFHGGFFEWPRDSTGEEIAEQLDIAPATFTQHLRTAERKLLEAMFEELPATG
- a CDS encoding DUF7344 domain-containing protein, with protein sequence MSSSDLYQGVAIPDDLAANPPLTPVLERLTDRRRAILARLLDDGPVRVPTLAERLAAADADTPTPDPDAVDRVAADLYHVHVPILESVGLLERDRAAGTVATSDHPLYDDADFRRFLESDAELEDLVDCLADECRRAVLEVLDDRAEPISRDDLARAAAAPLSRRAEELRVDLHHVHLPKLDAVGLLEYDAATAVVEPAPAGSTVEVVEQLTGR
- a CDS encoding class I SAM-dependent methyltransferase, with product MSDWDERFRAGEYPRAPEPSAVLERYVDALPEGRALDVATGTGRNAVFLAEAGHEVDAIDQSREGLRIARERAAERGVADRLHPIQADVPSYAFPTGCYDLITVSFYRAVDRFPDVKEALRPGGVLFVQHHLRTTDDVDLGPGGDRYRFAANELLHACLDLTVLHYEEGLETRADGERGATAQVVARNSAGPRQSYRPDVLTDR